From a region of the Pyrococcus kukulkanii genome:
- the cytX gene encoding putative hydroxymethylpyrimidine transporter CytX yields the protein MEEIKPVKDKIFDFWSNFSIWFGADFGIAVIWAGALLTPYLSLKQALLVIIIGHLLGNAVMSLIAVEGQETGLPTMVLSRGPLGGRGSVLPSILNYLQLMGWTAIMLLVGAKALDTIFPGTYSAWVLILGVLVTVWTLVGPENWRWLEKISVVLLGVLSVWLLYVIFSRYSFSELWNKPGEGGLPLLIALDLVIAMPLSWAPTIADYARFARTKEDAAWGTYLGHLAGSAFCYFLGALSNVAIKQPDPISIIAAYGLGIPAMLIVLVSTLNTTFMDIYSASITWKNINPRANAKLHVVLVGAVGTVLALIFPVDKYEAFLLLIGGAFVPLAAIMITDYFLIKKKYDADKLLSDESVKTSGVIAWIIGFFLYLGLTIESSMGIHVPGLSSIGNQVGASIPVFVTSAVLYYILERWLR from the coding sequence ATGGAGGAGATAAAGCCAGTTAAGGATAAAATATTTGATTTTTGGAGTAACTTCTCAATATGGTTTGGGGCGGATTTTGGAATAGCGGTGATATGGGCTGGAGCACTGTTAACCCCTTACCTTTCGCTTAAGCAGGCCCTTCTCGTGATAATAATTGGACATCTCTTAGGTAACGCCGTTATGAGCTTAATAGCTGTGGAGGGTCAGGAAACTGGACTGCCTACCATGGTTTTATCAAGGGGCCCCCTTGGGGGAAGAGGCTCAGTGTTACCATCGATTCTCAACTACCTCCAGCTCATGGGTTGGACCGCTATAATGTTACTCGTAGGTGCTAAAGCCCTAGATACTATATTCCCAGGAACGTACTCCGCCTGGGTGCTCATCCTGGGCGTTCTTGTCACAGTATGGACGCTCGTTGGGCCAGAGAACTGGAGGTGGCTGGAAAAGATATCAGTGGTGCTCTTGGGGGTTCTCAGCGTCTGGCTACTGTACGTGATATTCTCCCGATACTCCTTTTCAGAGCTCTGGAATAAGCCCGGAGAAGGGGGTTTACCTCTCCTCATAGCTTTAGACTTGGTAATCGCAATGCCCCTGAGCTGGGCTCCAACGATAGCTGACTATGCAAGATTCGCGAGGACGAAGGAAGATGCCGCCTGGGGGACTTACTTAGGCCACTTGGCAGGTTCAGCGTTCTGTTACTTCCTAGGTGCATTGAGCAACGTCGCAATTAAACAGCCAGATCCCATAAGCATAATAGCTGCATACGGCCTTGGAATACCGGCGATGCTAATAGTCCTAGTTTCAACGCTCAACACAACATTCATGGACATTTATTCTGCCTCAATAACGTGGAAGAACATCAATCCAAGGGCGAATGCCAAGCTACATGTCGTGCTTGTTGGGGCCGTGGGAACGGTTTTAGCCTTGATATTCCCGGTAGATAAGTATGAGGCGTTCCTACTGCTAATAGGCGGAGCCTTCGTGCCACTAGCCGCGATAATGATAACAGACTACTTCTTAATCAAGAAGAAGTACGATGCAGATAAGCTTCTCTCCGACGAATCGGTAAAGACTTCAGGCGTTATTGCATGGATTATTGGATTCTTCCTGTACCTAGGCCTGACAATAGAGAGCTCAATGGGAATTCACGTTCCTGGGCTTAGCTCAATTGGAAACCAAGTCGGAGCGAGCATTCCCGTATTCGTAACCTCGGCAGTTCTCTACTACATCCTTGAGAGGTGGTTGAGGTGA
- a CDS encoding M20/M25/M40 family metallo-hydrolase, whose protein sequence is MKTERAKEILLQLLKIPSPSGREDRIALYIMEFLHKLDYDVHIESDGEIIDLVVNPEAELFFEVHMDTIEPRVEPFVRGNIVYGTGASDIKGGIASILLMLEQLKKEGRDLNVGIVFVSDEEKGGRGSALFMERYKPKMAVVLEPTDLEVHIAHAGNIEAYFEVDGKEAHGACPESGVNAIEQVFEMLQKLKELEPFKVKGKYFDPHIGIQELICENPYYLIPALCRGRLEARLLPDQEVEDVLDLIDPILDEYTLKYEYTEIWDGYELSEDEEIVQIAKQAMDVVGLDEFGAMRSWTDAINFTYNGTKTIVFGPGNLDISHTKFERIDVRDVVKASEFLMAINDIYGSH, encoded by the coding sequence ATGAAGACGGAAAGAGCGAAGGAGATACTTCTCCAACTCCTCAAGATACCCTCTCCTTCGGGGAGAGAGGACAGGATAGCCCTCTACATAATGGAATTCCTTCACAAGCTTGACTATGACGTTCATATAGAGAGCGACGGCGAGATAATTGATCTGGTCGTTAACCCAGAAGCAGAGTTATTCTTCGAAGTTCACATGGACACAATAGAACCCAGGGTGGAGCCATTCGTGAGGGGGAACATAGTCTACGGAACGGGAGCGAGCGACATAAAGGGTGGAATAGCCTCAATTCTCCTAATGCTTGAGCAACTAAAAAAGGAAGGCAGGGATTTGAACGTTGGAATAGTTTTCGTTAGCGACGAGGAGAAAGGAGGAAGGGGCTCTGCTTTATTCATGGAGCGCTACAAGCCAAAGATGGCTGTAGTCCTTGAGCCTACAGATCTTGAGGTTCACATAGCCCATGCAGGGAACATAGAGGCGTACTTTGAAGTTGATGGAAAGGAAGCGCATGGAGCGTGCCCCGAGAGCGGCGTGAACGCTATTGAGCAGGTATTCGAGATGTTGCAGAAGCTTAAGGAACTCGAACCCTTTAAGGTGAAGGGGAAGTACTTCGATCCACACATAGGGATACAGGAGCTGATATGTGAGAACCCCTACTACTTAATCCCCGCGTTATGTAGGGGAAGGCTCGAGGCGAGGCTTCTGCCGGATCAGGAAGTTGAGGATGTCCTAGACCTAATTGATCCTATTCTCGATGAGTACACGCTGAAGTACGAGTACACGGAGATATGGGATGGTTATGAGCTTAGCGAGGACGAGGAAATAGTTCAGATAGCAAAGCAGGCGATGGATGTCGTTGGCCTCGATGAGTTCGGGGCAATGAGGAGCTGGACCGATGCGATAAACTTCACGTACAACGGGACTAAGACGATAGTGTTTGGCCCAGGAAACCTAGATATTTCGCACACTAAATTTGAAAGGATTGATGTTAGAGACGTCGTCAAGGCCAGCGAATTCCTTATGGCAATAAACGATATTTATGGATCACATTAG
- the thiM gene encoding hydroxyethylthiazole kinase, with amino-acid sequence MIGEALKLVREKRPLVHNITNFVVMNSTANALLAIGASPVMAHAQEELEEIIRIADSIVINIGTLDRFWIDSMVKATKVANDLDKPIVLDPVGAGATRLRTETALKILELGVTVLRGNFGEVSALLGEHGKTRGVDSAEYSEEKAKELALKAAEEFSTVVAITGKVDYISDGKRVYAVYNGHEMLSRVTGTGCMVSAITGAFIAVVEPLVGAVSALATFGIAAEKAYEEAKAPGSFHIKLYDWLYLLRPEDADKLAKVREVEL; translated from the coding sequence GTGATAGGGGAAGCATTAAAGCTCGTGAGGGAGAAGAGGCCCCTAGTTCATAACATAACTAACTTCGTTGTCATGAACTCAACTGCGAATGCACTTTTGGCCATAGGAGCATCTCCCGTAATGGCTCATGCCCAGGAAGAGCTCGAGGAAATTATTAGAATTGCAGATTCCATAGTTATAAACATAGGAACCCTTGACAGGTTCTGGATAGACTCGATGGTCAAGGCCACCAAAGTAGCTAATGACCTCGATAAGCCTATAGTTTTAGATCCCGTGGGGGCTGGGGCAACAAGGCTGAGGACGGAAACTGCCCTAAAGATACTCGAGTTGGGTGTTACCGTTCTAAGGGGAAATTTTGGCGAAGTATCAGCACTCCTTGGAGAGCACGGCAAGACTAGAGGAGTTGATTCTGCCGAGTACAGCGAGGAGAAGGCTAAGGAACTGGCACTTAAAGCGGCAGAGGAGTTTTCAACGGTAGTTGCCATAACTGGAAAAGTTGACTACATAAGTGACGGAAAAAGGGTGTATGCTGTTTACAACGGTCACGAAATGCTAAGCAGAGTCACGGGAACAGGTTGCATGGTGTCGGCAATTACGGGGGCATTCATAGCTGTCGTTGAGCCTCTTGTTGGGGCTGTAAGTGCTCTAGCAACTTTTGGAATTGCAGCCGAGAAAGCTTATGAAGAAGCCAAGGCCCCAGGAAGCTTCCATATAAAGCTTTACGACTGGCTCTATCTATTGAGGCCTGAAGATGCGGATAAGCTAGCAAAGGTGAGGGAAGTTGAGCTTTAA
- the thiE gene encoding thiamine phosphate synthase — protein sequence MSFKRYLKLYVITDRRLKPEVESVRQALEGGATAIQMRIKDASTREMYEIGRELRKLTNEYDALFFVDDRIDVALAVNADGVQLGPKDMPIEVAKEIAPNLLIGASVYSLEEALDAEAKGADYLGAGSVFPTKTKSDARVIGLEGLRRIVESVSIPVVAIGGINRENARKVLKTGVDGIAVISAVMEADDVKRATEELRKIVEEVLG from the coding sequence TTGAGCTTTAAGAGGTACCTCAAGCTCTACGTTATAACGGACAGAAGGCTTAAGCCCGAAGTTGAATCAGTCAGGCAGGCATTGGAGGGAGGGGCCACCGCTATCCAGATGAGGATAAAGGATGCTTCAACGAGGGAGATGTACGAAATAGGGAGAGAGCTCAGGAAGTTGACGAACGAATACGATGCCCTATTCTTCGTCGATGATAGGATTGACGTTGCCTTAGCTGTAAACGCTGATGGAGTTCAGCTTGGCCCTAAGGATATGCCAATTGAAGTTGCCAAGGAGATTGCCCCTAACCTTCTAATTGGGGCCTCCGTGTATTCCTTAGAGGAGGCCCTAGATGCCGAGGCTAAAGGGGCGGACTACCTGGGGGCTGGCTCGGTTTTTCCGACTAAGACTAAAAGTGATGCGAGAGTCATTGGACTTGAGGGCCTGAGAAGAATTGTGGAGAGTGTTTCCATTCCAGTAGTGGCTATCGGTGGGATAAACAGGGAGAACGCACGTAAAGTCTTGAAAACCGGGGTGGATGGAATAGCGGTTATATCGGCCGTTATGGAGGCTGATGATGTTAAGAGGGCAACTGAGGAGTTAAGAAAAATCGTAGAGGAGGTGTTAGGATGA
- the tenA gene encoding thiaminase II has translation MITERLRKEADVIWGRIFEHPFVVHLYRGDLPIEKFKFYVLQDFNYLVGLTRALSVIASKAEYPIMAEIIELAREEITTEMKNYEGLLNRLGFTLEDAIKTEPTLVNSAYMDFMLSTAYRGNWVEGLTALLPCFWSYAEIAEYHKDALENNENEIYREWAQVYLSDEYLGLVKRLRNLIDDNPGDYERMRRIFMTGSKFELAFWEMAWRGGDVF, from the coding sequence ATGATAACCGAGAGGCTCAGGAAGGAAGCCGATGTTATATGGGGAAGGATTTTTGAGCATCCCTTTGTCGTTCACCTTTATAGAGGAGATTTGCCAATCGAGAAATTCAAGTTCTATGTTCTTCAGGACTTCAACTATCTCGTGGGCCTAACAAGAGCTCTCTCAGTTATAGCATCCAAAGCTGAATACCCAATAATGGCCGAGATCATTGAACTGGCAAGGGAGGAGATAACTACGGAAATGAAGAACTATGAGGGGTTGCTTAACAGACTAGGATTCACGCTTGAAGATGCCATAAAAACCGAACCAACCTTAGTAAACTCCGCCTACATGGACTTTATGCTCTCTACAGCGTACAGGGGGAACTGGGTGGAAGGGTTGACTGCGTTGTTGCCGTGCTTCTGGAGCTACGCCGAGATAGCGGAGTACCACAAGGATGCTCTTGAGAACAACGAAAACGAAATTTACAGAGAGTGGGCCCAGGTTTATCTTAGCGACGAATACTTGGGACTAGTTAAAAGGCTGAGGAACCTCATAGATGATAATCCTGGGGACTACGAGAGGATGAGGAGGATATTCATGACGGGAAGCAAGTTTGAGCTGGCATTCTGGGAAATGGCATGGAGGGGTGGAGATGTTTTCTGA
- a CDS encoding bifunctional hydroxymethylpyrimidine kinase/phosphomethylpyrimidine kinase, whose protein sequence is MRFVKTALTIAGSDSGGGAGIEADLKTFTAFGVHGLVAITSVTAQNTTSVTAIHDIPPEVVAEQIKAVAEDIGVDAAKTGMLSNAEIIKAVAKTVEKYEFPLVVDPVMIAKSGAPLLREDAIDALVKYILPLATLVTPNRFEAEKLSEMEIKTVEDARKAAKKIAEETGAKAVIVKGGHLSGDYAVDVLYHNGTFKEYRAPRVEGCTHGTGCSFSAAITANLAKGLGLEDAIGVAKKFITLGIATGHRIGHGHCPVNQSAWIEIPAEKWRIYEELSSAVRKFESMNPVHLVPEVGTNFVYSLPLPYARTTEDVAGVKGRIVRYGNSVKAVGPVEFGASDHLARAVLTYMKFYPEYRSAINVKYSEETIEIAKEQGLEVSFYDRREEPIEVKEKEGATIPWGIETAIKRAKSRPDVIYHLGDIGKEPMIIIFGRNPWEVLEKIRLII, encoded by the coding sequence ATGAGGTTCGTTAAGACCGCGTTAACAATTGCCGGTAGCGACAGCGGGGGAGGGGCAGGAATCGAAGCCGATCTGAAGACATTCACGGCATTCGGCGTTCACGGATTGGTTGCAATAACCTCAGTCACCGCCCAGAACACAACCTCGGTAACAGCCATCCACGACATACCTCCCGAGGTCGTTGCGGAGCAGATAAAAGCGGTTGCGGAAGATATAGGGGTTGACGCTGCAAAGACTGGAATGTTAAGCAATGCGGAGATAATAAAGGCCGTTGCAAAGACCGTGGAAAAGTACGAGTTTCCATTAGTTGTTGATCCTGTGATGATAGCCAAGAGCGGAGCTCCTCTCCTGAGGGAAGATGCCATTGATGCCTTGGTCAAGTATATCCTTCCGCTGGCTACCCTAGTAACGCCAAACAGGTTCGAAGCTGAGAAGCTCAGTGAAATGGAGATAAAAACCGTGGAGGATGCGAGAAAGGCAGCAAAGAAAATAGCAGAAGAAACTGGAGCGAAAGCGGTAATTGTAAAGGGTGGCCACTTGTCTGGAGACTATGCGGTAGACGTTCTGTACCACAACGGCACCTTTAAGGAGTACAGAGCCCCCAGGGTAGAAGGTTGTACACACGGGACCGGCTGCTCCTTCTCGGCCGCAATAACAGCCAATCTCGCCAAGGGGCTTGGGCTGGAGGATGCGATAGGAGTGGCAAAGAAATTCATAACCCTAGGAATTGCCACCGGTCATAGAATAGGCCACGGTCACTGTCCCGTAAACCAGTCCGCGTGGATAGAGATTCCCGCTGAAAAGTGGAGAATTTACGAGGAATTAAGCAGTGCCGTGAGGAAGTTTGAGAGCATGAACCCTGTTCATCTTGTCCCAGAGGTTGGCACGAACTTCGTCTACTCCCTACCGCTTCCCTACGCTAGAACCACCGAAGATGTTGCCGGGGTCAAAGGCAGGATAGTGAGGTACGGAAACTCGGTTAAGGCGGTAGGCCCAGTAGAATTCGGGGCAAGTGATCACCTAGCTAGAGCCGTTCTCACGTACATGAAGTTCTACCCAGAGTACAGGAGTGCGATAAATGTGAAGTACAGCGAGGAGACAATTGAGATCGCCAAGGAGCAGGGGCTTGAGGTTTCCTTCTACGACAGAAGGGAGGAGCCAATAGAGGTTAAAGAGAAGGAAGGAGCCACGATACCCTGGGGCATTGAAACTGCGATAAAGAGGGCAAAGAGTAGGCCAGATGTAATATACCACTTAGGCGACATAGGAAAGGAGCCAATGATTATTATCTTTGGAAGGAACCCCTGGGAAGTTCTCGAAAAAATCAGACTTATTATTTGA
- a CDS encoding DUF72 domain-containing protein: protein MIFVGTCGFCERQEKYFQDFKTVEIQQTFYRILQDKTLERWRKKAPEDFVFSIKAFQGITHPPNSPTWRRSNVRPSKNVGLLRPTSEVLHYWRITLHEAKLLNARFILIQLPRSFKESDESFANAEKFFSKIERDVEIAVELRGWSETGRKRFVREFGVIDVVDPLVAVPLHRRDVNYYRLHGRYENGRIIYSHRYSDEELRKIRDKVLAFHVEESFVYFNNSNMCEDAMRFKRELGDGPASSPPQRG from the coding sequence ATGATATTCGTTGGAACGTGTGGCTTTTGCGAGAGGCAGGAAAAGTACTTCCAAGACTTCAAAACTGTGGAGATACAGCAAACCTTTTACAGGATACTCCAAGACAAGACGCTCGAGAGGTGGAGGAAGAAGGCCCCGGAGGATTTTGTATTCTCGATTAAGGCATTTCAGGGGATCACGCATCCCCCTAATAGTCCGACTTGGAGGAGGAGCAACGTTAGACCTAGTAAGAACGTTGGCCTGCTTAGGCCCACTTCCGAAGTCCTGCACTACTGGAGGATAACACTACATGAAGCAAAGCTACTTAACGCCAGATTCATCTTAATTCAGCTCCCCAGGAGCTTTAAAGAGAGTGATGAGAGCTTTGCCAACGCCGAGAAGTTCTTCTCAAAGATAGAAAGGGATGTTGAGATAGCGGTCGAGCTGAGGGGATGGAGCGAAACGGGGAGGAAGAGGTTCGTTAGGGAGTTTGGTGTTATTGACGTTGTAGATCCCCTAGTTGCCGTCCCCCTCCACCGCAGGGATGTAAACTATTATAGGCTCCACGGTAGGTACGAGAACGGCAGGATAATTTATTCGCATAGGTACAGCGATGAAGAGCTTAGGAAAATAAGGGACAAAGTTCTTGCTTTCCATGTTGAGGAAAGCTTCGTGTACTTCAACAATTCAAATATGTGTGAGGATGCAATGAGGTTTAAGAGGGAGCTCGGCGATGGGCCAGCCTCATCACCACCTCAGCGGGGCTAA
- a CDS encoding YbhB/YbcL family Raf kinase inhibitor-like protein, with protein MKKAVFLILLLPIILLSGCLEEKSSLKFSISSVFQEDSPIPKKYTCDGININPPLYISNIPENAKSLAIIVDDPDAPGGTFTHWIAWNIPPVKEIPEGIPKKGKVESPVKMIQGINDFGRIGYDGPCPPPGHGVHHYHFKVYALDITLNLTPRSTRRDLEEAMKGHIIAEAELVGTYER; from the coding sequence ATGAAGAAGGCAGTTTTTCTGATTTTATTATTGCCTATTATACTCTTGTCTGGTTGTTTGGAGGAGAAAAGTAGCTTAAAGTTTTCGATTTCCTCTGTCTTCCAGGAAGATAGCCCAATTCCGAAGAAGTATACATGTGATGGTATAAATATTAATCCTCCACTCTATATCTCAAATATCCCAGAGAACGCAAAATCCCTTGCCATAATTGTCGATGATCCTGATGCTCCTGGGGGAACTTTTACTCATTGGATCGCCTGGAACATTCCTCCCGTTAAGGAGATCCCTGAGGGTATCCCCAAGAAGGGTAAGGTAGAGTCCCCAGTAAAGATGATTCAAGGCATTAATGACTTTGGAAGGATCGGATATGATGGCCCATGTCCTCCCCCAGGGCATGGAGTTCACCACTATCATTTCAAGGTCTACGCCCTTGACATAACGCTGAATTTGACCCCAAGATCTACAAGAAGGGATCTTGAAGAGGCGATGAAGGGGCATATTATAGCTGAAGCCGAGCTAGTTGGAACTTATGAGCGCTGA
- a CDS encoding ArsR family transcriptional regulator, with amino-acid sequence MHPKEFVYKVLATKKKAVSLKKLSSELETSMPKLLQTLKQLEDDGLVEISYKSEIIVKAKTLEDYTS; translated from the coding sequence ATGCATCCAAAGGAGTTTGTGTATAAAGTTTTGGCCACAAAGAAGAAGGCCGTAAGCTTAAAGAAACTGAGTTCTGAACTTGAAACTTCTATGCCAAAACTTCTTCAAACCCTTAAACAGCTCGAAGATGATGGTCTCGTTGAAATCTCATACAAAAGTGAGATCATAGTTAAGGCTAAAACCCTTGAGGATTACACAAGTTGA
- a CDS encoding DUF257 family protein: MKFGLLWEVIRDKKFGETVIVENQASLGIEALLLSLIEYSRANNTPLLIEDILDTFPIYARHLELILGNLNLGNSRILKIGGSDDIGKIAEKLKFETDLRVYLSRYKKAFYSISPNENFIDLVFGLDRLFALNDTPMGTSELINSIKTYITNKNRLAFYFFELDLMESLSTRPMPLIEELATSVIRITQDRDTIVFTMIKDSWAPKAKMKEVRISIRDILGG; encoded by the coding sequence ATGAAGTTCGGGTTACTTTGGGAGGTCATCAGAGATAAGAAATTCGGAGAAACCGTGATAGTTGAAAACCAAGCATCTTTAGGGATTGAAGCCCTTCTACTCTCCCTAATTGAGTACTCGAGGGCTAACAATACTCCTTTATTAATAGAAGATATACTGGATACATTCCCTATATACGCCAGGCACCTCGAGCTAATCTTAGGTAACCTCAACCTTGGGAATTCAAGGATATTGAAGATAGGGGGTTCAGATGACATTGGAAAGATAGCCGAAAAGCTGAAGTTCGAAACTGATCTAAGGGTATACCTGAGCAGATACAAGAAGGCGTTTTATTCCATCTCTCCCAACGAAAACTTCATAGATTTAGTGTTTGGCCTAGATAGGCTTTTTGCTTTAAATGATACTCCAATGGGAACCTCCGAACTCATAAATTCTATAAAAACGTATATAACCAACAAAAACAGGCTTGCCTTCTACTTCTTTGAGCTTGATCTCATGGAAAGCCTTTCAACGAGGCCCATGCCTCTGATAGAGGAGCTAGCAACATCAGTTATTAGGATAACACAGGACAGGGACACGATAGTTTTCACGATGATAAAGGATTCCTGGGCACCAAAGGCCAAGATGAAGGAAGTTAGAATTTCCATAAGGGATATCCTAGGGGGATGA
- a CDS encoding TenA family protein, producing MFSEELLREARSIWNEFLPHDFLVKMAENRLPQENFARWLVNDYYFVKNALRFMALLMAKAPDDLLQFFAESIYYISKELEMFESKASELGISLKGEIDWRAKAYVNYLLNVASLRSFLEGFTAFYCEEKAYYEAWSWVKSHQKDKSPYQEFIDHWSSEEFGEYVKRLESILNKLAEEHGELEKRRAREVFLEVSKFELLFWDIGGELEWRR from the coding sequence ATGTTTTCTGAGGAACTTCTAAGGGAGGCAAGATCCATTTGGAACGAATTCTTACCACACGATTTCCTCGTTAAGATGGCAGAAAATAGGCTTCCCCAGGAAAACTTTGCTAGATGGCTCGTAAACGACTACTACTTCGTTAAGAACGCGTTGAGGTTCATGGCCCTATTAATGGCCAAAGCCCCCGACGATCTCCTCCAATTTTTCGCAGAGTCAATCTACTACATCTCAAAGGAGCTTGAGATGTTCGAATCAAAGGCTAGTGAACTTGGCATCTCCCTAAAAGGAGAAATCGACTGGAGGGCAAAGGCCTACGTAAATTACCTCCTGAACGTTGCAAGCTTGAGAAGCTTCTTGGAGGGATTTACGGCATTTTACTGCGAAGAGAAGGCTTATTATGAGGCGTGGTCCTGGGTTAAGAGCCATCAAAAAGACAAGAGCCCATACCAGGAGTTTATAGACCATTGGAGCTCTGAGGAATTCGGGGAATATGTAAAGAGACTTGAATCGATACTTAACAAGCTTGCCGAGGAGCATGGGGAGCTCGAGAAAAGGAGAGCTAGGGAGGTATTTCTTGAGGTTTCAAAGTTTGAATTACTGTTCTGGGACATTGGAGGTGAGTTAGAATGGAGGAGATAA
- a CDS encoding glutaredoxin: MGKAEAIMLAFLLIFSSLGCISSTQTSFNSHVPTSASPQNSNTTTPSTDSSLQSTTPSQTSGTITSTSESWLEGLDKSKFHFYIYGLDTCPHCQRMKKLLPEYFGDNSVTFYEVRSSEKNLQLYYNFSRLIGVQGVPLVGIFYDGKLYAIIEGEIEPRLIPKLVKEAMKNKGVILIISAGQYILPFNNTKAVNAINNLTQWFKEGVPES; this comes from the coding sequence ATGGGAAAGGCTGAAGCAATCATGCTGGCGTTCTTACTTATATTTTCTTCGTTAGGCTGTATATCCTCAACGCAAACATCTTTTAACTCGCATGTACCGACATCCGCATCTCCCCAAAACTCCAACACAACAACCCCATCAACAGATTCTTCCCTTCAAAGTACAACCCCATCCCAAACTTCAGGGACAATTACAAGTACTTCAGAAAGTTGGCTTGAAGGCCTAGACAAGTCAAAGTTCCACTTCTACATCTACGGTCTAGACACCTGCCCCCATTGTCAGAGGATGAAAAAGTTACTGCCTGAGTACTTTGGTGATAATAGTGTGACATTTTATGAAGTTCGTAGTAGTGAAAAGAACCTTCAGCTCTATTACAACTTCTCTCGCTTGATTGGTGTTCAGGGGGTTCCTTTAGTCGGAATATTCTATGATGGCAAGCTGTACGCGATAATTGAGGGGGAGATAGAGCCAAGGCTAATTCCAAAGCTTGTAAAGGAGGCTATGAAAAATAAAGGCGTAATCTTGATAATAAGTGCTGGCCAGTACATCCTGCCATTTAATAATACAAAGGCCGTTAACGCCATTAACAACTTGACTCAATGGTTCAAAGAGGGAGTTCCTGAGTCATGA
- a CDS encoding inorganic phosphate transporter: MGLLVSLIAVTFYLAWNIGANGSANVMGTSVGSGVLSFRQATLVIIIFTTLGAYLRGDKVMETVRRGIVQLTPEIALIVLLTAGLIMTLATIRGLPVSTAQAVIGSSIGIAIPLGLSINWQTLLKVIVAWVASPILAGVFGFLLFKMYSRVFRRIKSIRKLEIVYKWVAITGGAYMAFNLGANEVANAVGPLLVVDLFNPRIAGVFGALSLSLGTITFSYGVMNTVGKKIASLDPVTAFSAQFGSAMSVSLANFFGLPVSSGQAIIGGIIGVSLSAKEKIKKDTAIDILIGWTLTPILGIVLAYALTLLFLHFKLIS, from the coding sequence ATGGGGCTACTAGTTTCGCTGATAGCAGTGACGTTCTATCTCGCATGGAACATAGGAGCAAATGGTTCGGCAAATGTAATGGGGACTTCAGTAGGTTCGGGGGTCTTGAGCTTTAGACAGGCAACACTAGTAATCATAATTTTCACAACCTTGGGAGCATATCTTAGAGGAGATAAGGTTATGGAAACCGTCAGAAGAGGAATAGTTCAATTAACTCCCGAAATCGCCCTTATAGTTTTATTAACCGCGGGCCTAATTATGACGCTTGCAACTATCAGGGGATTACCAGTATCCACGGCCCAAGCAGTAATTGGTAGCTCCATTGGGATTGCTATCCCCCTAGGCTTATCAATCAACTGGCAAACCCTTTTAAAGGTCATTGTAGCATGGGTAGCATCACCAATATTGGCGGGAGTTTTCGGTTTTCTATTATTTAAAATGTACTCAAGGGTTTTTAGAAGAATAAAGAGCATCAGGAAGCTTGAAATTGTATACAAGTGGGTGGCCATAACTGGAGGGGCCTATATGGCATTCAACCTGGGAGCTAATGAAGTTGCTAATGCTGTCGGCCCTCTTTTAGTAGTAGATTTATTCAACCCTAGGATAGCTGGAGTTTTTGGAGCACTGAGTCTCTCCTTAGGCACGATTACTTTCAGTTATGGAGTTATGAATACTGTAGGTAAAAAGATAGCAAGTCTAGACCCAGTTACCGCATTCTCTGCTCAATTTGGTTCTGCAATGTCTGTGAGCCTCGCCAACTTCTTTGGGCTTCCGGTGAGTTCAGGCCAAGCAATAATTGGTGGAATAATTGGGGTTAGTCTGAGTGCTAAAGAGAAAATCAAAAAGGATACTGCTATTGATATCCTTATCGGCTGGACTCTTACACCCATCCTGGGTATTGTCCTCGCATATGCCCTGACCCTTCTGTTCCTCCATTTCAAGCTAATCTCTTGA